Proteins encoded together in one Mycobacterium sp. MS1601 window:
- a CDS encoding lytic transglycosylase domain-containing protein, with amino-acid sequence MVALGARVRVATVVLAATVVVGCSNPPAPAISSAPSTPMQVSAPTPPDTAQPRLAADPTELARGLTADEQTLRDPASSESDQVAAARRQQLAYRVLARHPEWDGTTRTQVPAALLEVYDRNIDSRRELSAMGRGKPTLPAWRITAPPAAGQLLSYYHEAASVTGVGWNYLAAINFVETAFGRIDGVSTAGAQGPMQFLPSTFAMYGRGGDIHAPRDAIMAAGRFLAAQGFSANPDAALYQYNNSNRYVRAIGDYAAVIAADPSAFRAYHRWDVYYNSTAGDVLLPVGYLANAPIPVQDYLLDNPQ; translated from the coding sequence GTGGTTGCACTCGGAGCCCGAGTTCGTGTGGCGACCGTCGTCCTGGCAGCGACGGTCGTCGTGGGTTGCTCGAATCCGCCGGCGCCGGCGATCAGTTCGGCGCCGTCGACTCCGATGCAGGTCAGTGCACCGACGCCGCCGGACACGGCGCAGCCACGCTTGGCAGCAGACCCGACTGAGCTGGCCAGAGGTCTGACCGCCGATGAGCAGACACTGCGGGACCCCGCCTCATCCGAATCGGATCAGGTAGCGGCGGCGCGCCGCCAGCAGCTGGCCTACCGCGTGCTGGCGCGTCACCCGGAATGGGACGGCACTACCCGCACGCAGGTTCCGGCGGCGCTGCTGGAGGTATATGACCGCAACATCGATTCGCGACGAGAACTCTCGGCGATGGGCCGTGGTAAACCGACGCTGCCGGCATGGCGGATCACCGCGCCCCCGGCGGCTGGGCAATTGCTCAGCTACTACCACGAGGCGGCGTCCGTCACCGGGGTGGGCTGGAACTACCTGGCCGCCATCAATTTCGTCGAAACCGCGTTCGGCCGCATCGACGGAGTCAGCACCGCGGGAGCGCAGGGGCCCATGCAATTTCTGCCCTCGACCTTCGCCATGTACGGCCGCGGCGGTGACATCCATGCGCCGCGTGACGCGATCATGGCCGCGGGACGTTTCCTGGCCGCACAGGGCTTTTCGGCCAACCCTGACGCCGCCCTGTACCAGTACAACAATTCGAACCGCTACGTCCGTGCGATCGGCGACTACGCCGCCGTCATCGCCGCGGACCCGTCAGCGTTTCGGGCCTACCACCGCTGGGACGTGTACTACAACAGCACCGCAGGTGACGTGCTGCTCCCGGTCGGCTACCTGGCCAACGCACCGATCCCGGTGCAGGACTACCTGTTGGACAACCCGCAGTGA
- a CDS encoding response regulator transcription factor, translating to MRIAVVEDDDGVGDALVDALAEVGHAPVRMRRGVDLLLGHRDVDLALLDLGLPDADGLTVLRQLRAVSQIPVVVLTARDDERSVVRALRGGADDYVVKPARLNELRARLEVAGRRRAAGAEPPADTVVTGDIAVDLGARRLEVAGREVTLTPKEFELLAYLVNRRGEAVSRQQLMDAIWGDAYVAISRSLDVHMTALRAKLGREGVITTIRGYGYRWGA from the coding sequence ATGCGCATCGCAGTGGTGGAAGACGACGACGGCGTGGGCGACGCCCTGGTCGACGCGCTCGCCGAGGTAGGTCATGCGCCGGTGCGCATGCGCCGAGGTGTCGACCTCCTGCTTGGCCACCGCGACGTCGACCTCGCGCTGCTGGATCTGGGCCTGCCCGATGCCGACGGCCTGACCGTGTTGCGCCAGCTGCGCGCAGTGAGCCAGATACCGGTCGTGGTCCTGACCGCACGCGACGACGAGCGTTCGGTGGTGCGGGCGCTGCGGGGCGGCGCCGACGACTATGTGGTGAAACCGGCTCGGCTCAACGAACTGCGGGCGCGGCTGGAGGTCGCCGGGCGTCGGCGCGCGGCCGGCGCCGAACCACCGGCGGACACCGTTGTCACCGGCGACATCGCAGTCGATCTCGGCGCGCGCCGGCTCGAGGTAGCCGGTCGGGAGGTGACCCTGACTCCGAAGGAGTTCGAGCTGCTCGCCTACCTGGTGAACCGCCGCGGTGAGGCGGTCAGCCGACAGCAGCTCATGGACGCCATCTGGGGTGACGCCTACGTGGCGATCTCACGCAGTCTCGACGTCCACATGACCGCGCTGCGCGCCAAGCTCGGCCGGGAGGGCGTGATCACCACCATCCGCGGCTACGGGTACCGCTGGGGCGCATGA
- a CDS encoding MFS transporter, translating to MSNPATTAVGPDTPRSSPAATRRAILNTLRGSSGNLVEWYDVYVYTVFATYFENQFFDSADKNSTIYVYAIFAVTFVMRPVGSWFFGRFADRRGRRAALTFSVSLMAACSLVIALTPGRESIGVWAAVILVLCRLVQGFATGGEYGASATYMSEAATRERRGFFSSFQYVTLVGGHVLAQLTLLVMQTFLDREQIEEFGWRIAFLIGGVAAVVVFWLRRAMDESLTEEQLEAVRRGEDQASGSLRTLLVDHWRALLTCFTVTIGGTIAFYTYSVNAPAIVKSTYEDHGMTATWINLIGLTFLMVIQPIGGLISDKVGRKPVLIFFGVGAVLYTYVLITFLPQTTSVAASLTLVCVGYIILTGYTSINAIVKAELFPARVRALGVGLGYALANSAFGGTAPLIYQAAKGGGHVPWFIAYVTVVIAISLLVYIFVLRNKSETALDREQGRAFV from the coding sequence ATGAGCAACCCGGCCACCACAGCGGTAGGGCCAGACACACCGAGATCGTCCCCAGCGGCCACCCGCCGCGCCATTCTCAACACGTTGCGTGGATCGTCGGGCAACCTCGTCGAGTGGTACGACGTCTACGTCTACACGGTGTTTGCAACGTATTTCGAGAATCAGTTCTTCGACTCCGCGGACAAGAACTCGACGATCTACGTGTACGCGATCTTCGCCGTCACGTTTGTCATGCGCCCGGTGGGGTCGTGGTTCTTCGGCCGGTTCGCCGACCGCCGCGGCAGGCGGGCGGCACTGACCTTCAGTGTGTCGCTGATGGCCGCGTGCTCGCTGGTGATCGCCCTTACGCCGGGCCGGGAGAGCATCGGTGTCTGGGCGGCAGTGATCCTGGTGCTGTGCCGGTTGGTGCAGGGTTTCGCCACCGGCGGTGAGTACGGCGCTTCGGCCACCTATATGTCCGAGGCTGCGACCCGGGAGCGACGCGGCTTCTTCTCCTCGTTCCAGTACGTCACCCTCGTCGGTGGCCACGTCCTGGCTCAGCTGACCCTGCTGGTGATGCAGACCTTCCTGGACCGCGAGCAGATCGAGGAATTCGGTTGGCGTATCGCGTTCCTCATCGGCGGCGTGGCCGCGGTGGTGGTGTTCTGGCTGCGCCGGGCCATGGACGAGTCGCTGACCGAGGAACAGCTGGAGGCGGTGCGCCGCGGTGAGGACCAGGCATCGGGGTCGCTGCGCACCCTGCTCGTCGACCATTGGCGGGCACTGCTGACCTGCTTCACGGTGACCATCGGCGGCACCATCGCCTTCTACACCTACAGCGTCAACGCACCCGCCATCGTCAAGAGCACCTACGAAGACCATGGCATGACCGCCACCTGGATCAACCTGATCGGCCTGACGTTCCTGATGGTGATCCAGCCGATCGGCGGGTTGATCAGCGACAAGGTGGGCCGCAAACCGGTGCTGATCTTCTTCGGTGTCGGCGCGGTGCTCTACACCTACGTTCTGATCACCTTCCTGCCGCAGACCACCTCGGTGGCCGCGTCGTTGACGTTGGTCTGCGTCGGCTACATCATCTTGACCGGCTACACGTCCATCAACGCGATCGTGAAGGCCGAGCTGTTCCCGGCCCGGGTGCGCGCACTCGGCGTCGGGCTGGGCTACGCACTGGCCAACTCGGCCTTCGGCGGCACCGCTCCGCTGATCTACCAGGCCGCCAAGGGCGGTGGCCACGTCCCGTGGTTCATCGCGTACGTGACCGTGGTGATCGCCATCTCGCTGTTGGTCTACATCTTCGTGCTGCGCAACAAGTCGGAGACGGCGCTGGACCGCGAGCAGGGCCGGGCCTTCGTCTGA
- the lysA gene encoding diaminopimelate decarboxylase — MWPQNLVRGADDVVSVAGVSVTELAAEYGTPLFVIDEDDFRGRCREIASAFGGGDYVHYASKAFLCSEIARWVHQEGLSLDVATGGELAVALHAEFPAERITVHGNNKSVDELTAAVKAGVGHIVIDSEIEIERLEGIAGAAGVVQDVLVRVTPGVSAHTHEFISTAHEDQKFGLSLVSGAAMEAVRRVFATANLRLVGLHCHVGSQIFDVDGFEVAARRVIGLLRDVVAEFGVHKTAQMSIIDLGGGLGISYLPQDNPPPMQDLADKLKAIVENESAAVGLPTPTLVVEPGRAIAGPGTITLYEVGTVKDVAVSSEEHRRYVSVDGGMSDNIRPALYGAEYDVRLVSRISDAEPVLARVVGKHCESGDIIVRDTWLSDDVVPGDLLAVAATGAYCYSMSSRYNLLGRPAVVAVRDGRARLILRRETVDDLLSLEVR, encoded by the coding sequence GTGTGGCCGCAGAACCTGGTTCGCGGAGCGGACGATGTTGTGTCGGTGGCAGGCGTCAGCGTCACCGAGCTGGCTGCCGAGTACGGCACCCCGTTGTTCGTCATCGACGAGGACGACTTCCGCGGACGTTGCCGCGAGATCGCATCGGCTTTCGGTGGCGGCGACTACGTGCACTACGCCTCGAAGGCGTTCTTGTGCAGCGAGATCGCCCGGTGGGTGCACCAGGAAGGTCTGTCGCTGGACGTAGCGACCGGCGGTGAACTCGCGGTGGCCCTGCACGCCGAGTTCCCCGCTGAGCGAATCACCGTGCACGGCAACAACAAATCGGTCGACGAGCTCACCGCGGCGGTCAAGGCCGGTGTCGGGCACATCGTGATCGACTCCGAGATCGAGATCGAACGCCTGGAGGGCATCGCCGGTGCGGCCGGCGTCGTCCAGGACGTACTGGTGCGTGTCACCCCCGGAGTGTCGGCGCACACCCACGAGTTCATCTCCACCGCACACGAAGACCAGAAGTTCGGCCTGTCGCTGGTCAGTGGTGCTGCCATGGAGGCGGTGCGCCGGGTGTTCGCCACCGCGAACCTGCGGCTGGTGGGCCTGCACTGCCATGTGGGCTCCCAGATTTTCGACGTCGACGGCTTCGAGGTCGCCGCCCGCCGGGTCATCGGCTTGCTGCGTGATGTCGTCGCGGAGTTCGGAGTCCACAAGACCGCCCAGATGTCGATCATCGATCTCGGTGGTGGCCTGGGTATCTCGTATCTCCCACAAGACAATCCGCCGCCCATGCAGGACCTGGCCGACAAGCTCAAGGCCATCGTGGAGAACGAATCGGCGGCCGTCGGATTGCCGACTCCCACTCTGGTGGTCGAGCCGGGCCGGGCCATCGCCGGTCCCGGCACCATCACGCTCTACGAAGTCGGCACGGTCAAAGACGTTGCCGTCTCGTCGGAGGAGCACCGCCGCTACGTGAGCGTCGACGGCGGCATGAGCGACAACATCCGACCTGCGCTGTACGGCGCCGAGTACGACGTGCGACTGGTCTCACGCATCAGCGATGCCGAGCCGGTGCTGGCGCGTGTGGTCGGAAAGCACTGTGAGAGCGGAGACATCATCGTCCGGGACACCTGGTTGTCCGACGATGTGGTGCCCGGGGACCTGCTGGCCGTGGCGGCCACCGGGGCCTACTGCTATTCCATGTCGAGCCGGTACAACCTGCTGGGCCGCCCTGCTGTGGTGGCCGTCCGCGACGGGCGGGCACGGCTGATCCTGAGGCGGGAAACGGTCGACGATCTGTTGAGTCTGGAAGTGAGGTAA
- a CDS encoding NAD-dependent epimerase/dehydratase family protein yields MKVFITGGSGFVGLRAIRRLVDEGHDVSALARSPRAERLVASAGATPVPGDLVDLGGHAEPSWLRALRAVDAVVHSAAFMEFWGPDELFRQRNHEPSVALHAAAARAGVRKFVLISAASVATGSQRASTVSEATDEGRPNIAYSRVKLATERALLHTATPGMSTIALRPPFVWGAGMPTISQFADAVSTGRFAWIDQGRHIMDTVHVDNLVEAISCALKQGRAGASYYVTDGAPLAVRDFFVPLLATEGVDVSGARSFPRALAYPIGAVMDAGARLLRRRQPPALTNWMTSFMGRDRSYDITAARRELGYAPVTSHAEGLAEMSALHEAGQGHR; encoded by the coding sequence ATGAAAGTATTCATTACTGGCGGTAGCGGCTTTGTCGGATTGCGGGCCATCAGGCGTCTTGTCGACGAGGGGCATGACGTGAGCGCACTGGCTCGCAGCCCTCGGGCGGAACGACTCGTGGCCAGCGCAGGCGCAACACCCGTACCAGGCGATCTTGTCGATCTGGGCGGCCACGCAGAGCCGTCGTGGCTGCGTGCGCTTCGTGCTGTCGACGCCGTGGTTCATAGCGCTGCGTTCATGGAGTTCTGGGGTCCCGATGAGCTGTTTCGGCAGCGCAACCACGAACCGAGCGTTGCTCTGCACGCCGCCGCCGCGCGGGCCGGGGTTCGGAAGTTCGTTCTCATCAGCGCGGCGAGTGTCGCGACAGGCAGCCAGCGCGCGAGCACGGTCAGCGAAGCGACCGATGAAGGTCGACCCAACATCGCCTACAGCCGGGTGAAGCTGGCTACCGAACGGGCCTTGCTGCACACCGCGACACCGGGCATGAGCACGATCGCGCTGCGCCCACCATTCGTCTGGGGTGCGGGAATGCCGACGATCTCTCAGTTCGCCGACGCCGTGAGCACCGGCCGGTTCGCCTGGATCGACCAGGGTCGCCACATCATGGACACCGTTCACGTCGACAATCTGGTCGAGGCCATCTCGTGCGCACTCAAGCAGGGCCGAGCAGGCGCCAGCTACTACGTCACCGACGGCGCGCCGCTGGCAGTCCGCGACTTCTTCGTGCCCCTCCTCGCCACTGAGGGTGTCGACGTGAGCGGCGCCCGCAGTTTCCCGCGCGCCCTGGCATATCCGATCGGCGCGGTGATGGACGCGGGTGCCCGCCTTCTGCGGCGCCGGCAACCCCCGGCGCTGACCAACTGGATGACGTCCTTCATGGGCCGCGACCGGTCCTACGACATCACCGCGGCTCGCCGCGAGTTGGGCTACGCACCCGTGACCTCCCACGCGGAGGGACTCGCCGAGATGAGCGCCCTGCACGAAGCGGGGCAAGGACACCGATGA
- a CDS encoding TAXI family TRAP transporter solute-binding subunit yields MFDRRTALRGAALLAAALVCPACQGRPDVELRLAAGESGGFFWEFSGLLAAAAQRAGTDRIVPAQSGGSADNLEALHSGRAELALSLIDTVYESRYRSQVTAIGCVYENYFQVAVRSDSPVVSLGDLRGRTVSIGAPGSGAETLSQRVLAAGGLEVPGAVRAVALSMRDAAAGLADGTVDAAMWAGGLPTPAFGADEDAIRLVDLTSVVGELRKRFGTAYEAVPVPAGVYGDHGAVTTVGVANVLLAHRDVADKAVAGVVDLLIDDSTQLVPAQAVGSQFLDVQSLILTGDIPLHPGAVQEYRRRHG; encoded by the coding sequence GTGTTCGACCGACGGACGGCCCTGCGCGGCGCAGCACTCCTGGCTGCGGCGTTGGTGTGCCCGGCATGCCAGGGCCGTCCCGACGTCGAACTGCGCCTGGCGGCGGGCGAATCAGGGGGGTTCTTCTGGGAGTTCTCCGGTCTGCTCGCCGCCGCCGCGCAGCGGGCCGGGACGGACCGCATCGTCCCGGCGCAGTCCGGCGGGTCGGCCGACAACCTCGAGGCATTGCACTCCGGCCGGGCCGAGCTGGCGCTGAGCCTCATCGACACCGTCTACGAGAGCCGCTACCGGTCGCAGGTGACAGCCATCGGTTGTGTCTACGAGAACTACTTCCAGGTGGCGGTACGCAGCGACTCGCCCGTCGTCTCGTTGGGAGACCTGCGGGGCCGCACCGTCAGCATCGGTGCGCCGGGATCGGGTGCCGAGACGTTGTCGCAGCGGGTCCTGGCCGCGGGCGGGCTCGAGGTGCCCGGTGCCGTGCGGGCGGTCGCGCTGTCCATGCGGGACGCGGCCGCCGGTCTGGCCGACGGCACCGTCGACGCCGCGATGTGGGCGGGCGGCTTGCCCACTCCCGCGTTCGGGGCCGACGAAGACGCCATCCGGTTGGTGGATCTGACGAGCGTGGTGGGTGAGCTCCGGAAGCGGTTCGGGACGGCCTACGAGGCGGTGCCCGTGCCGGCGGGCGTCTACGGCGACCACGGCGCCGTCACCACCGTGGGTGTGGCCAATGTGTTGCTGGCACACCGCGATGTAGCCGACAAGGCCGTCGCAGGTGTCGTGGACCTGCTGATCGACGATTCGACGCAGCTGGTCCCGGCTCAGGCGGTGGGAAGTCAGTTCCTCGACGTGCAGTCGTTGATCCTCACCGGAGACATCCCCCTGCACCCCGGTGCGGTGCAGGAGTACCGCCGCAGGCACGGGTGA
- a CDS encoding sensor histidine kinase, translating into MWRRVLLVLLAYSTVVVVGLAVPLALTVGRERLQRFGESRFAAASYFAGLAARDTDPGGSDLQQALDRYYWLYGEAVLVVDRNGRPRASAGMTPGTADVDRAVAQALRNQRSALPSSLSPWSHPEALIAVPVGTGTQVDGAVVLRASTVAAAADVGRAWAVIATGAGGLLLLASLIAVVLSRWTVRPVTALSERVHALGDQVVDPPPGPITAAAPAAAAYAGPPEVRELARVFDTMAADVEAAAAAQRRLVADSAHALRNPLAALRFRLDTLGLGLSGKSAETHHKAIREVDRLSGVVADLLTLATAESTPADRVAPRCEVTAVLAERCDSWMDAATQAQMTIVVRAQQPATAAIDGDDLGKIVDILLSNATAYAGAGAEIEIGCATDGSSTQVWVSDTGAGVPAAELERLSDRFFRASSTRGQGTGLGLAIARALTERAGGRFGISAGRPAGLRVEVVLPSSPQES; encoded by the coding sequence GTGTGGCGACGCGTTCTGCTGGTCCTGCTGGCGTACTCCACCGTCGTGGTGGTGGGACTGGCGGTCCCGCTGGCGCTGACGGTCGGCCGGGAGCGGCTGCAGCGCTTCGGTGAGAGCCGCTTCGCGGCGGCATCGTATTTCGCTGGTCTGGCGGCGCGCGATACCGATCCGGGTGGCTCCGACCTGCAGCAGGCGCTCGACCGCTACTACTGGCTTTACGGCGAGGCCGTCCTCGTCGTGGATCGCAACGGGCGACCGAGGGCGTCTGCCGGCATGACGCCCGGCACCGCAGACGTCGACCGCGCCGTCGCGCAGGCGCTACGCAACCAGCGCAGCGCCTTGCCCTCCTCCCTGAGTCCCTGGTCGCACCCCGAAGCGTTGATCGCGGTCCCGGTGGGAACCGGCACCCAGGTGGATGGCGCGGTGGTGCTGCGAGCTTCCACCGTTGCCGCGGCGGCCGACGTCGGCCGGGCCTGGGCGGTGATCGCCACAGGCGCGGGCGGGTTGCTGCTGCTGGCGTCACTGATCGCCGTGGTGCTCTCACGCTGGACGGTGCGTCCGGTGACCGCGCTGTCCGAGCGGGTGCACGCACTCGGAGACCAGGTTGTGGACCCACCCCCGGGCCCGATCACCGCTGCCGCACCGGCGGCCGCCGCGTACGCGGGTCCACCGGAGGTGCGCGAACTCGCGCGCGTCTTCGACACCATGGCCGCCGATGTGGAGGCCGCGGCGGCCGCCCAACGGCGGCTTGTCGCCGACTCCGCCCACGCACTGCGCAACCCGTTGGCGGCGTTACGGTTCCGACTGGACACTCTTGGCCTGGGATTGTCGGGCAAGTCGGCCGAGACACACCACAAGGCCATCCGCGAAGTCGACCGCCTCAGCGGTGTCGTCGCAGACCTGCTGACGTTGGCCACCGCGGAATCCACCCCCGCCGACCGCGTGGCCCCCCGCTGCGAGGTGACCGCGGTGCTGGCCGAGCGGTGCGACTCCTGGATGGATGCCGCGACGCAAGCCCAGATGACGATCGTGGTGCGCGCACAGCAACCGGCGACAGCCGCCATCGACGGCGACGACCTGGGCAAGATCGTCGATATCCTGCTGAGCAATGCCACCGCCTATGCCGGGGCCGGCGCTGAGATCGAGATCGGCTGCGCCACTGACGGCTCCAGCACGCAAGTATGGGTCAGCGATACCGGAGCCGGCGTGCCCGCAGCCGAACTCGAACGACTCTCGGACCGCTTCTTCCGGGCTTCCAGCACACGTGGACAGGGCACCGGACTCGGACTCGCCATCGCCCGCGCACTCACCGAGCGGGCCGGCGGCAGATTCGGCATCAGCGCGGGCCGGCCGGCCGGCCTGCGGGTCGAGGTCGTGCTGCCCAGTTCACCCCAAGAGTCCTAA
- the argS gene encoding arginine--tRNA ligase, translating to MTPADLAELLKSTAAAVLAAHDLDTNALPDTVTVERPRNPEHGDYATNLALQLGKKVGANPRELAAWLAEALTAADGIAAADVAGPGFVNLRIDAAAQGRIVDDVIGAGTTYGNSGDLDGLNVNLEFVSANPTGPIHIGGTRWAAVGDALGRLLATQGAAVTREYYFNDHGAQIDRFARSLVASATGAPTPEDGYAGTYIADIAAKVLQQAPEVLSLPADQQQETFRSIGVDLMFSHIKESLHEFGTDFDVFTHEDSMHTSGRVQEAIAALRANGKIYEKDGATWLRTTEFGDDKDRVVIKSDGNPAYVAGDLAYYLDKRQRGFDLCIYMLGADHHGYIARLKAAAAALGDDPDTVEVLIGQMVNLVRDGQPVRMSKRAGTVITLDDLVDALGVDAARYALTRSSVDTPIDIDLELWSSASSENPVYYVQYAHARLSALARNAAELGLIASTEHLELLSHDKEGALIRNIGEFPRVLKTAANLREPHRVCRYLEDLAGDYHRFYDSCRVLPQGDEEPNDLHAARLALCQATRQVIANGLTILGVTAPERM from the coding sequence GTGACACCCGCCGACCTGGCCGAGCTGCTCAAGAGCACCGCCGCTGCGGTGTTGGCCGCCCATGACCTGGACACCAACGCCCTTCCCGACACGGTGACCGTCGAGCGTCCGCGCAACCCCGAGCACGGCGACTACGCCACCAACCTGGCGTTGCAGCTGGGCAAGAAGGTCGGCGCCAATCCGCGCGAACTGGCTGCGTGGCTGGCAGAGGCGCTGACCGCGGCCGACGGAATCGCCGCGGCTGACGTCGCTGGTCCCGGCTTCGTGAACCTGCGCATCGACGCCGCCGCGCAGGGCCGCATCGTCGACGACGTGATCGGCGCCGGCACCACCTACGGCAACTCCGGCGACCTCGACGGTCTCAACGTGAACCTCGAGTTCGTCTCGGCCAACCCCACCGGGCCCATCCACATCGGCGGCACTCGCTGGGCTGCGGTGGGTGACGCGCTGGGCCGGCTCCTGGCCACGCAGGGTGCGGCGGTCACCCGCGAGTACTACTTCAACGACCACGGCGCCCAGATCGACCGGTTCGCCCGTTCCCTGGTGGCCTCGGCCACCGGAGCGCCCACTCCCGAGGACGGTTACGCGGGCACCTATATCGCCGACATCGCGGCCAAGGTGTTGCAGCAGGCGCCCGAGGTGCTCAGCCTGCCTGCCGATCAGCAGCAGGAGACCTTCCGGTCCATCGGCGTGGATCTGATGTTCAGCCACATCAAGGAATCGCTGCACGAGTTCGGCACCGACTTCGACGTCTTCACCCATGAGGACTCGATGCACACCTCCGGTCGGGTGCAGGAGGCCATCGCCGCGCTGCGGGCCAACGGCAAAATCTACGAAAAGGACGGCGCAACGTGGTTGCGCACCACCGAGTTCGGCGACGACAAGGACCGCGTCGTCATCAAGAGCGACGGCAACCCGGCCTACGTCGCCGGCGATCTGGCCTACTACCTGGACAAGCGGCAGCGCGGGTTCGACCTCTGCATCTACATGCTGGGCGCCGACCACCACGGCTACATCGCCCGCCTCAAGGCAGCCGCAGCGGCACTGGGTGATGACCCCGACACCGTTGAGGTGCTGATCGGTCAGATGGTGAACCTGGTGCGTGACGGCCAGCCGGTGCGGATGAGCAAGCGGGCCGGCACCGTCATCACCCTCGACGATCTGGTCGACGCCCTCGGCGTCGACGCCGCCCGCTATGCGCTGACCCGGTCCTCGGTGGACACCCCCATCGACATCGACCTGGAACTGTGGTCCTCGGCGTCCAGTGAGAACCCGGTTTACTACGTGCAATACGCACACGCCCGGCTTTCGGCGCTGGCCCGCAACGCTGCCGAGCTCGGGCTGATCGCCAGCACCGAGCACCTGGAGCTGCTGTCCCATGACAAAGAGGGTGCGCTGATCCGCAACATCGGCGAGTTCCCCCGCGTGCTCAAGACGGCGGCGAATCTGCGTGAGCCGCATCGGGTCTGCCGCTACCTGGAGGACCTGGCCGGTGACTACCACCGGTTCTACGACTCCTGCCGGGTGCTGCCTCAAGGTGACGAGGAGCCCAACGATCTGCACGCGGCTCGTCTGGCGCTGTGCCAGGCCACCCGCCAGGTGATCGCCAACGGGCTGACGATCCTGGGCGTCACCGCACCGGAGCGCATGTGA
- a CDS encoding MarR family winged helix-turn-helix transcriptional regulator, with amino-acid sequence MDDAKTDLGAAQNRAGALADAFGRAGKSVVRAFDDRLGEHGVSTPRSKLLAEVNRLQPVRLADVAKAVGISQGTASTLVETLVRDGLVRREADQSDRRAVRLTTTAAGAAQAQAWLSDYLRIAEDLFGILEPAEQLALTELLNRIAASMDEPPSR; translated from the coding sequence ATGGATGACGCGAAGACTGACCTTGGGGCGGCGCAGAATCGGGCCGGCGCTCTCGCCGATGCCTTCGGCCGCGCGGGCAAGTCGGTGGTACGAGCCTTCGACGACCGGCTGGGCGAACACGGAGTGTCCACGCCCAGGTCGAAGTTGCTCGCCGAGGTGAACCGGCTGCAGCCTGTCCGGCTGGCCGATGTGGCCAAGGCGGTCGGTATCAGCCAGGGCACGGCCTCGACACTGGTCGAAACCCTGGTCCGAGACGGGCTGGTGCGCCGCGAGGCCGACCAGTCTGACCGGCGGGCAGTGAGACTGACAACCACCGCCGCAGGCGCCGCGCAAGCACAGGCCTGGCTCAGCGATTACCTGCGCATCGCCGAGGATCTCTTCGGCATCCTCGAACCCGCAGAACAACTCGCGCTCACCGAGTTGCTGAACCGGATCGCCGCGTCCATGGACGAGCCACCATCACGCTGA